The following proteins come from a genomic window of Herpetosiphon gulosus:
- a CDS encoding serine hydrolase translates to MQSIDRLIMGFAGQWSVDFRSCTGPIYYQYQPTLQLPSASLIKLFLAWQWYTTNQPAFDVLISKQLIVDPDGSLAQAIGTTFSSNQLIHLMLKQSENNATNLLLAQLGGIPAANNWLQQAGYQATRWGRIMLDFQARQQGFENYTSAEELTRLLHTMTDVIAKGGSMASTLVKSLVNSASDDKIAASLPPAVVCAHKSGELADLEHDAALIYNAGMWDSLVIMAAAVPDPTTARQQIRQLTSELWPNKKPVPPQG, encoded by the coding sequence ATGCAATCGATCGATCGCTTAATTATGGGGTTTGCTGGGCAATGGTCGGTTGATTTTCGCAGTTGCACTGGCCCAATTTATTATCAATATCAACCGACCTTGCAACTACCGTCGGCCAGTTTGATCAAATTATTCTTGGCCTGGCAATGGTATACAACCAATCAGCCTGCATTCGACGTATTGATCAGCAAGCAACTGATTGTCGATCCTGATGGCTCGTTGGCCCAGGCAATTGGCACAACATTTAGTAGTAATCAACTGATTCATTTAATGCTCAAGCAATCGGAAAATAACGCCACCAATTTGTTATTAGCTCAATTGGGCGGAATTCCGGCAGCAAACAACTGGTTACAGCAAGCAGGTTATCAAGCAACGCGCTGGGGGCGGATTATGCTCGATTTTCAGGCGCGTCAGCAGGGCTTTGAAAACTATACTAGTGCCGAAGAACTAACAAGGCTGTTACACACCATGACTGATGTCATAGCCAAGGGGGGATCAATGGCTAGTACCCTCGTAAAGAGTCTCGTTAACTCAGCGAGTGACGATAAAATAGCTGCAAGCCTACCACCAGCGGTAGTATGCGCCCACAAATCGGGGGAGCTAGCCGACCTTGAACACGATGCAGCATTAATCTACAACGCTGGCATGTGGGATAGTTTGGTGATCATGGCAGCGGCAGTACCCGACCCAACTACGGCACGTCAACAGATTCGCCAGCTAACCAGCGAACTCTGGCCTAATAAAAAACCTGTTCCACCACAGGGGTGA
- a CDS encoding peptide-methionine (S)-S-oxide reductase, which translates to MNERIIVGAGCFWGIEAAFGELAGIVQTQAGYAGGLPICLLAARYVESVGFEILSH; encoded by the coding sequence ATGAACGAACGGATAATTGTTGGTGCTGGTTGTTTTTGGGGAATTGAAGCAGCTTTTGGGGAGCTTGCAGGCATTGTCCAAACTCAAGCTGGCTATGCTGGTGGTCTTCCCATCTGTTTGTTGGCAGCACGATACGTCGAGAGCGTCGGCTTCGAAATCCTCAGCCATTAA
- a CDS encoding DinB family protein, with protein MAHSDVYDPIHNELWALSVMASTLDNVRVRVSGLQPDVQQERPQGFERSLAHVIASLRRGEAELIEVFEKALKTDNPSINTIFNRYPKAFVLNPAEELGSFMDSRETSLGLLRSLTSAQWERKINDPERGLVSLSQLAVERANLDLEEMDYMAQLRQAILRLEPIQGNDAR; from the coding sequence ATGGCACATTCAGATGTTTACGATCCAATTCATAACGAATTATGGGCTTTATCGGTGATGGCCAGCACGCTCGATAATGTGCGGGTGCGGGTTTCTGGCTTGCAACCTGATGTTCAGCAAGAGCGACCACAAGGCTTTGAGCGCTCATTAGCCCATGTAATTGCCAGTCTCCGCCGTGGTGAAGCAGAATTAATTGAAGTCTTCGAAAAAGCCTTGAAGACTGACAATCCTAGCATCAACACGATTTTCAACCGCTATCCCAAAGCCTTTGTGCTCAATCCAGCTGAGGAATTGGGTAGCTTTATGGATAGCCGCGAAACCAGCTTGGGCTTATTGCGCAGCCTAACCAGCGCCCAATGGGAGCGCAAAATCAACGATCCTGAGCGTGGCTTGGTTAGCTTAAGCCAATTGGCGGTCGAACGAGCCAACCTCGATCTCGAAGAAATGGACTATATGGCCCAACTACGTCAGGCGATCTTGCGGCTTGAGCCAATTCAAGGCAACGACGCTCGATGA
- a CDS encoding protein kinase, which translates to MSAPASRAKTTATPRRDDDHELRNYRLEERIGQEELTTIYRARHLTLDRPVEVHVLRRSDWVSVSRFGQAARLAARLKHPTIVPVIDAGHDDRFGYYLVTPPLGGRLLQEVLEDGALSIGDAVRIFSDIAKALDTIHAEKIVHRDIQPGTIVVTETIHDQTVTRHGFLTNFSLAWSSDGPDLSQLEEADYLTAYAPPEQDFKQNATEPSLDIYALGAVLYHMLTGEVPPAPGQTPKSLGDFNPALASADRVLRRLLSPQASVRYSSANQAAAALRQALREALPTETSTTLAPITASSVESEWLENPVETVLVGILDGDFVQRGREWGRQLHEPTNLRTVLNRWSGQNMLRRRDLGNALVPERVVSYNFYTYELRAYYETRTTPEPREKPYQGSRISTSQNPPGVWQVILPDPQPFDEIRPTEMIIPNSERVEMCIYCGGKGDLHCTKCHGRGLLETKRVQTNPDGSKERRTVTVDCPECEGEGQADCGRCQGSGQVLTEDVFYWSRWGKLWENTDDEAGLPLADIREKSQQVYTAQIDVRDTKWHAIAPLHELLQAAENVDADQQTRLLHAELTIHGTPVTEVDYTERNQAHTLYMIGFEPTIVRGNFTLFDRERIVLYSVIGVLVLIAVIGFLIF; encoded by the coding sequence ATGAGTGCCCCTGCATCTCGGGCTAAAACAACTGCGACACCGCGCCGCGACGATGATCATGAACTGCGCAATTATCGCTTGGAAGAGCGGATAGGCCAGGAAGAGTTAACGACCATCTATCGCGCTCGCCACCTAACCCTTGATCGCCCGGTTGAGGTGCATGTGTTACGCCGTTCAGATTGGGTTTCGGTCAGCCGATTTGGGCAGGCCGCCCGTTTGGCTGCTCGGCTCAAACATCCAACAATTGTGCCAGTGATTGATGCTGGTCACGATGATCGGTTTGGCTATTATTTGGTTACACCGCCGCTCGGTGGGCGCTTGTTGCAAGAGGTGCTTGAAGATGGGGCGCTTTCAATTGGCGACGCTGTGCGTATTTTCAGCGATATCGCCAAAGCCCTCGATACGATTCACGCTGAAAAAATTGTGCACCGCGATATTCAGCCAGGCACAATTGTCGTTACCGAGACGATCCATGATCAAACAGTTACCCGTCATGGTTTTTTGACCAACTTCAGCTTGGCTTGGAGCAGCGATGGCCCTGATCTTTCACAGCTTGAAGAGGCTGATTATTTGACGGCTTACGCTCCACCAGAGCAAGATTTTAAGCAAAATGCCACCGAACCAAGCCTTGATATTTATGCCTTGGGTGCAGTGCTCTACCATATGTTAACTGGTGAAGTACCCCCAGCGCCTGGCCAAACCCCCAAATCCTTAGGCGATTTCAATCCAGCCTTAGCTTCTGCTGATCGGGTGTTGCGGCGTTTGCTCTCGCCTCAAGCCTCGGTGCGTTATAGTTCAGCGAATCAAGCTGCGGCAGCCTTACGTCAAGCCTTGCGCGAAGCCTTGCCCACCGAAACCAGTACGACCCTTGCACCAATCACCGCCAGCAGTGTTGAAAGCGAATGGCTCGAAAATCCGGTCGAAACGGTGTTGGTTGGGATTCTTGATGGCGATTTTGTGCAGCGAGGCCGTGAGTGGGGTCGCCAATTGCACGAGCCAACTAATTTGCGCACTGTGCTCAATCGCTGGAGCGGCCAAAATATGCTGCGGCGACGCGATTTAGGCAACGCACTTGTGCCCGAACGGGTGGTCAGCTACAACTTTTATACCTACGAACTACGGGCCTATTATGAAACCCGCACCACGCCAGAACCACGCGAAAAGCCCTATCAAGGCAGCCGTATCAGCACCAGTCAAAACCCACCTGGCGTTTGGCAAGTGATTTTGCCTGATCCCCAGCCATTTGATGAAATTCGCCCAACCGAGATGATTATTCCCAACTCCGAGCGGGTTGAGATGTGTATTTATTGTGGTGGCAAGGGCGATTTGCACTGTACCAAATGCCATGGGCGAGGCTTGCTTGAAACCAAACGGGTACAAACCAACCCCGATGGCAGCAAAGAACGCCGCACGGTCACGGTCGATTGCCCTGAATGTGAAGGCGAAGGCCAAGCCGATTGTGGGCGTTGCCAAGGTTCAGGCCAAGTTTTAACCGAAGATGTATTTTATTGGTCGCGTTGGGGCAAGCTTTGGGAAAACACCGACGATGAGGCTGGCTTGCCGTTAGCCGATATTCGTGAAAAATCGCAGCAAGTCTATACCGCCCAAATTGATGTGCGCGATACCAAATGGCATGCGATTGCACCATTGCATGAATTATTGCAGGCTGCCGAAAATGTCGATGCAGATCAGCAAACCCGCTTATTGCATGCCGAATTAACGATTCATGGTACACCCGTGACTGAGGTCGATTATACCGAGCGCAATCAAGCCCATACCTTATATATGATTGGCTTTGAGCCAACGATTGTTCGCGGCAATTTTACCTTGTTTGATCGCGAACGGATTGTGTTGTATAGCGTGATTGGGGTTTTAGTGTTGATTGCAGTGATTGGATTTTTGATCTTCTAA
- the msrA gene encoding peptide-methionine (S)-S-oxide reductase MsrA — MLERIIVGAGCFWGVEAAFGSLAGIVQTQTGYAGGWIAQPSYEDVCAGSTGHAEVVELHVDPAIISFNELLTHFWAMLEPPASPDPQYRAIIICSNAAQLELALASKLAQPQLVDYFVEFGLDLPFYPAEEYHQQCYRKWRDRFERRSKAV; from the coding sequence ATGCTCGAACGAATTATTGTTGGCGCTGGTTGTTTTTGGGGAGTTGAAGCGGCTTTTGGATCGCTTGCAGGCATTGTCCAAACTCAAACTGGCTATGCTGGTGGCTGGATAGCGCAGCCAAGCTATGAGGATGTTTGCGCAGGATCGACAGGTCATGCCGAAGTGGTTGAATTACATGTTGATCCAGCGATCATCAGTTTCAATGAACTATTAACCCACTTTTGGGCTATGCTAGAGCCACCAGCCAGCCCCGACCCACAATATCGAGCAATAATTATTTGTAGCAATGCTGCTCAGTTGGAGCTAGCTCTGGCCAGTAAGCTAGCTCAACCACAGCTTGTTGATTACTTCGTCGAATTCGGGCTGGATTTGCCGTTTTACCCCGCCGAAGAATATCATCAACAGTGCTATCGCAAATGGCGTGATCGCTTTGAACGCCGTTCTAAAGCTGTTTGA
- a CDS encoding aldehyde dehydrogenase family protein — protein sequence MSTLLEIYETMSYGPAPESAAPAHEWLDAHSRRFGLYINGTWTEVANERLFDSINPANRSVLAQVTQASSDEVNAAVAAAKAAFPAWSQTSGHVRARYLYALARQIQKHSRRFAVLETLDNGKPIRETRDIDIPLVARHFYYHAGWAQLQESDLAGYEPLGVVGQIIPWNFPLLMLAWKIAPALAMGNTVVLKPAEWTSLTALAFAEICHEIGLPKGVVNIVTGDGKVGEQIVKHPDIAKIAFTGSTEVGKIIRSATAGSGKKLSLELGGKSPFIVFDNADLDSVVEGVVDAIWFNQGQVCCAGSRLLVQENIADKLIGKLRTRMEQLRIGDPLDKAIDIGAIVAPAQLQKIEQLVAEGESEGSIKWQPSWACPTDGYFYPPTLFTNVAPASTLAQVEIFGPVLVTMTFRTPDEAIAIANNTRFGLAASIWSEDINVALHAAARVKAGVVWINSTNLFDAAAGFGGYRESGYGREGGKEGLYEYLKKSEVKKLKTKASPAPAPIATPTSNGLPALDRTPKIYIGGKQARPDSGYSRIVVGINGETLGEVGDGSRKDIRNAVEVARSAASSWSAATAYNRAQVLYFLAENLGARAAEFAQRIRQQTGRNDADLEVETSIERLFTYAAWADKYDGAVHATPVRNATLAMVESLGVLGLVCPSEYPLLGTISLLAPAIALGNSAIIIPSPEHPLSATDLYQVLDTSDVPAGVVNIITGDRDSLAKVLAEHNDVDGLWYWGNAEGSAMVERSSIGNLKQTWVNYGEPREWLDRRVGEGEEFLRHASQIKNIWVPYGA from the coding sequence ATGAGCACATTGCTGGAGATTTACGAAACAATGAGCTATGGCCCAGCACCCGAATCTGCTGCTCCAGCCCACGAGTGGCTAGATGCCCATAGCCGTCGTTTTGGGCTATATATTAATGGTACATGGACTGAAGTTGCCAACGAGCGCTTGTTCGATTCGATCAACCCGGCTAATCGCAGCGTATTGGCCCAAGTAACCCAAGCGAGCAGCGATGAAGTAAACGCTGCGGTTGCTGCCGCCAAGGCGGCCTTTCCAGCTTGGTCGCAAACCAGCGGCCATGTGCGTGCTCGCTATTTGTATGCCTTGGCTCGCCAAATTCAAAAACATTCGCGGCGCTTCGCCGTGCTCGAAACCCTCGATAATGGCAAGCCAATCCGCGAAACTCGCGATATCGATATTCCATTAGTCGCGCGTCATTTCTACTATCACGCTGGTTGGGCACAATTGCAAGAAAGCGATTTAGCAGGCTACGAACCGTTGGGCGTGGTCGGCCAAATTATTCCGTGGAATTTTCCGCTGTTGATGTTGGCTTGGAAGATTGCCCCAGCCTTGGCGATGGGTAACACGGTGGTATTGAAACCTGCCGAATGGACTTCATTAACGGCCTTGGCATTTGCCGAAATTTGCCATGAGATTGGTTTGCCCAAGGGCGTGGTCAACATCGTAACTGGCGATGGTAAAGTTGGCGAGCAAATCGTCAAGCACCCCGATATTGCCAAAATTGCCTTTACTGGCTCAACCGAAGTTGGCAAAATTATTCGTAGCGCCACCGCTGGCAGCGGCAAAAAACTTTCCTTGGAGCTTGGCGGCAAATCGCCCTTTATCGTGTTTGATAATGCCGATTTAGATAGCGTGGTCGAAGGCGTGGTTGATGCGATTTGGTTCAATCAAGGCCAAGTTTGTTGCGCTGGCTCACGTTTGTTGGTGCAAGAAAACATCGCTGATAAGCTGATTGGCAAGTTGCGCACTCGTATGGAGCAACTGCGCATCGGCGATCCTTTAGATAAAGCGATCGATATTGGTGCGATTGTTGCCCCAGCCCAATTACAAAAAATCGAGCAACTGGTGGCCGAAGGCGAAAGCGAAGGTTCAATCAAATGGCAACCCTCGTGGGCTTGCCCAACTGATGGCTATTTCTATCCGCCAACCTTGTTTACCAACGTGGCTCCCGCCTCAACCTTGGCCCAAGTTGAAATTTTCGGGCCAGTCTTGGTCACGATGACCTTCCGCACACCTGATGAAGCGATTGCCATTGCCAACAATACCCGTTTTGGTTTGGCCGCCAGCATTTGGAGCGAAGATATTAATGTAGCACTCCACGCCGCCGCACGGGTCAAAGCAGGCGTAGTCTGGATCAACAGCACCAATCTGTTTGATGCAGCAGCTGGCTTCGGTGGTTATCGCGAGAGTGGCTATGGCCGTGAAGGTGGCAAAGAGGGCTTGTACGAATACCTCAAAAAATCTGAGGTCAAAAAACTCAAAACTAAGGCCAGTCCAGCACCCGCACCGATTGCAACTCCCACCAGCAACGGCTTGCCAGCGCTCGATCGCACCCCCAAAATCTATATTGGCGGCAAGCAAGCTCGCCCCGATTCAGGCTATAGCCGGATTGTGGTTGGGATCAATGGCGAAACCCTGGGCGAAGTGGGCGATGGCAGTCGCAAAGATATTCGCAACGCGGTCGAAGTGGCGCGAAGTGCCGCCAGCAGTTGGTCGGCAGCAACCGCCTACAATCGGGCGCAAGTGCTCTATTTCTTAGCTGAAAACCTTGGGGCACGGGCCGCCGAATTTGCCCAACGCATTCGCCAACAAACAGGCCGCAACGATGCCGATCTCGAAGTCGAAACATCAATCGAGCGCTTATTTACCTACGCTGCTTGGGCCGATAAATATGATGGGGCTGTGCATGCCACACCTGTGCGCAACGCAACCCTTGCCATGGTCGAATCGCTCGGCGTGCTTGGCTTGGTTTGTCCCAGTGAATATCCCTTGTTGGGCACAATTTCGTTGTTGGCCCCAGCAATTGCCTTGGGCAACAGCGCGATTATTATTCCATCGCCAGAGCATCCACTTTCGGCCACCGATTTGTATCAAGTGCTCGACACCAGCGATGTACCAGCAGGCGTAGTCAACATTATCACTGGCGACCGCGATAGCCTAGCCAAAGTGCTGGCCGAGCACAACGACGTTGATGGTTTGTGGTATTGGGGCAATGCTGAGGGCAGCGCCATGGTCGAGCGCAGTTCAATCGGCAACCTCAAACAAACCTGGGTCAACTATGGTGAACCTCGCGAATGGCTCGATCGACGGGTTGGCGAGGGCGAAGAATTCTTACGCCATGCCAGCCAAATCAAAAACATTTGGGTTCCCTACGGCGCGTAA
- a CDS encoding NAD(P)/FAD-dependent oxidoreductase, which translates to MFDVIIVGGSVAGLSAALVLGRARRSVLVLDSQQPRNAQSPGVHNFLSRDGILPAELRQIGREQLKPYPSVQVRFATAEHAQAIDGGFVVKLDDGSEISSRKLLLASGVIDELPPIEGLAELWGSSVFHCPYCHGWEVRDQPLAVLVPDAERLFHVATLLHNWSSDLVVCTNGEAQLSPEQRQILAKLNLSIREDRLVGIEQAAGQLTHLIFDQGEPLARSGLLIGVPQRQRSQLPAQLGCEVSDNPHMPGLIKVQMLGQTSVPGVYAAGDATAGMQQAINAAAGGAMAGAGINHELIQDMLKQL; encoded by the coding sequence ATGTTTGATGTGATTATTGTTGGTGGCAGCGTGGCGGGTTTAAGTGCGGCCTTGGTTTTGGGGCGGGCGCGACGCAGTGTGTTAGTGCTCGATAGTCAGCAGCCGCGCAATGCTCAATCGCCTGGCGTGCATAATTTTCTCTCACGTGATGGGATTTTGCCTGCTGAATTGCGCCAAATTGGCCGCGAGCAACTCAAGCCCTACCCTAGCGTGCAGGTGCGGTTCGCAACTGCTGAGCATGCCCAAGCGATCGACGGTGGTTTTGTGGTGAAGCTTGATGATGGCAGCGAAATTAGCAGCCGCAAATTGTTGCTAGCTTCGGGCGTGATCGACGAATTGCCGCCAATCGAAGGCCTCGCCGAATTATGGGGATCAAGCGTATTTCACTGCCCCTACTGCCATGGCTGGGAAGTGCGCGATCAACCGTTGGCGGTGTTAGTGCCCGATGCTGAGCGTTTGTTTCACGTTGCGACCTTGTTGCACAACTGGAGCAGCGATTTGGTGGTTTGTACCAATGGCGAGGCTCAACTTAGCCCTGAGCAACGCCAAATCTTGGCGAAACTCAATTTGTCAATTCGCGAAGATCGCTTGGTTGGGATTGAACAAGCCGCTGGGCAATTGACCCATTTGATCTTTGATCAAGGCGAGCCATTGGCCCGCAGCGGTTTGTTGATTGGCGTACCTCAACGCCAACGTAGCCAACTACCAGCCCAACTAGGCTGTGAAGTTTCCGATAATCCCCATATGCCAGGCTTGATCAAGGTGCAAATGTTGGGACAAACCAGCGTGCCAGGCGTGTATGCTGCTGGTGATGCGACCGCAGGCATGCAACAAGCAATCAATGCAGCGGCAGGAGGCGCGATGGCAGGCGCAGGCATCAACCATGAACTAATTCAAGATATGCTCAAACAGCTTTAG
- the recF gene encoding DNA replication/repair protein RecF: protein MYVSRLQLQDFRIYRSLNLALPPGVCLFYGANAAGKTTILEALYYLATTRSLRASVERELIALEAAGDLGLPPFARLAASLQPQPEADMQTIEIVLQRKFGADGDLAPTTSKTIRINKIARRALDLIGQLRVVMFAPQDLELVTGAPAERRRYLDVTLSQIDGRYVRALSRYNQVLTQRNGLLRTSRERGRAASEQDLAFWDEELAKAGVYVLRERRRAVTTLDQLAQGLYAEISGSDLALRLSYLDTTPAHDVPSFQAALKQLHREERERGVTLIGPHRDDLSIQLAEREVGSFGSRGQQRASTLALRLAEAELMHSRTGDRPVLLLDDLLSELDQKRREHLLTTIVRPQQQTLITATDLDDFSPNFLSQITRMHVDHGQIFPA, encoded by the coding sequence ATGTATGTTTCTCGCCTGCAACTCCAAGACTTTCGAATTTATCGCAGCCTCAATTTAGCCTTGCCTCCAGGCGTGTGTTTGTTCTATGGGGCCAATGCAGCGGGCAAAACAACAATTCTGGAAGCATTATACTATTTGGCTACAACTCGCTCGTTACGCGCCTCGGTTGAACGCGAATTAATTGCGCTTGAAGCAGCAGGCGATCTTGGCTTGCCGCCGTTTGCTCGTTTGGCCGCAAGCCTACAACCGCAACCAGAGGCCGACATGCAAACGATTGAAATTGTGCTGCAACGCAAATTTGGCGCTGATGGCGATTTAGCCCCAACTACCAGCAAAACCATTCGGATCAACAAAATTGCTCGTCGAGCGCTCGATCTGATTGGTCAGTTGCGGGTGGTGATGTTCGCGCCTCAAGATTTGGAGTTAGTCACGGGTGCGCCTGCTGAGCGGCGGCGCTACCTCGATGTGACGCTTTCGCAGATCGATGGCCGTTATGTTCGTGCCCTTTCGCGCTACAACCAAGTGCTGACCCAGCGTAATGGCCTATTGCGCACCAGTCGTGAGCGTGGCCGCGCCGCCAGCGAACAAGATCTAGCATTTTGGGATGAGGAGCTAGCCAAAGCTGGAGTCTATGTGCTGCGCGAACGCCGCCGCGCAGTCACCACACTTGATCAGCTTGCTCAAGGTTTGTATGCCGAGATCAGCGGCAGTGATTTAGCTTTGCGTTTGAGCTATTTGGATACCACGCCTGCTCACGATGTGCCAAGTTTTCAAGCAGCTTTGAAGCAGCTCCACCGCGAAGAGCGCGAGCGTGGAGTGACGTTAATCGGCCCACATCGCGATGATCTGTCGATTCAATTGGCCGAGCGTGAAGTTGGCAGTTTTGGCTCGCGTGGTCAGCAACGGGCCTCGACCTTAGCTTTGCGGCTGGCCGAAGCCGAATTGATGCATAGCCGCACTGGTGATCGGCCAGTATTGCTGCTTGACGATTTGCTTTCAGAGCTTGATCAAAAACGCCGTGAACATCTATTGACCACAATTGTGCGGCCACAGCAACAAACCCTAATCACCGCTACCGATCTTGATGATTTTTCGCCCAATTTTCTGAGCCAAATCACCCGAATGCATGTTGATCATGGCCAGATCTTCCCTGCCTAA
- a CDS encoding MBOAT family protein, with product MRVLWLISVLCSTGLALLSLPQLLRDAQQRRWAAWFLALFAIGNGLWLSQPWQIWGRIFAVWIPCYLAFKGWRLLYSPHAQTKQLGFWRSLGFILWLGMELEPWELPRQPDLAWRKNLLIGILWLSVGLAIGLLAWWLPAPSSAVWLLWRCWLALVGLVIGLFFGVTRLYLTLWQAFGWQVQHLFLQPIYARSVSEWWGKRWNLAVHTVLSLVFWQPLKPIIGWRWAAAVVFIASGLLHELLLSYPAAGGWGWPLGYFVVQIGATSLERLRSVRAWLRHSDRRQASWTLSWIIIPAPLLFRPELILALFAEHLT from the coding sequence ATGAGGGTGCTTTGGCTAATTAGTGTTTTATGTAGCACTGGGCTGGCGCTATTGAGCCTGCCACAGCTACTCCGAGATGCTCAGCAACGACGCTGGGCAGCTTGGTTTTTAGCCCTGTTTGCGATTGGCAATGGGCTTTGGTTAAGCCAACCGTGGCAGATTTGGGGTCGAATTTTCGCCGTGTGGATTCCATGCTACCTAGCATTTAAAGGCTGGCGTTTGCTCTATAGCCCCCATGCCCAAACCAAACAACTAGGTTTCTGGCGCAGCTTGGGATTTATTTTGTGGTTAGGGATGGAGCTTGAGCCATGGGAATTGCCGCGCCAGCCTGATCTTGCTTGGCGCAAAAATCTACTAATTGGCATATTATGGCTAAGTGTAGGGCTGGCAATTGGCTTGCTGGCTTGGTGGTTGCCTGCTCCAAGCAGCGCAGTATGGCTACTTTGGCGCTGTTGGCTGGCCTTAGTTGGCTTAGTAATTGGCCTGTTTTTTGGGGTTACGCGACTGTATTTGACGCTCTGGCAGGCCTTTGGCTGGCAAGTTCAGCACTTATTTTTGCAACCAATCTATGCCCGTTCGGTCAGCGAGTGGTGGGGCAAGCGCTGGAATTTAGCCGTGCATACGGTGTTAAGTTTGGTGTTTTGGCAACCACTCAAGCCAATCATTGGTTGGCGCTGGGCGGCGGCGGTGGTCTTTATCGCTTCAGGCTTGTTGCACGAATTGCTGTTGAGCTATCCGGCGGCAGGTGGTTGGGGCTGGCCACTCGGCTATTTTGTGGTGCAAATTGGGGCGACCAGTTTGGAGCGGCTGCGCAGCGTGCGGGCTTGGTTACGCCATTCGGATCGTCGCCAAGCAAGCTGGACGTTGAGTTGGATCATCATTCCTGCGCCGTTATTGTTTCGACCTGAACTAATTTTGGCCCTGTTTGCCGAACATCTAACGTAG
- a CDS encoding laccase domain-containing protein, with amino-acid sequence MLNVPSVASSLDPEVASPIVRVSGLVGLPFLQHGFSTRTCGNLATRYGPPAEVGAARRTFARVAGIDAGRVAHFALTHSSRVGLVSDPDSMPIDSTPHRISVRGLLADASPRDLSFINAQGIPNQQGVDSLITTTRNLALFMVVGDAAPVIITTRQGKAVALVNVGLVGTVNNVLENTIEALCHLVACQPSDLIVGIGPTVGPCCYALAQSLTWAQVVSPAFFQRHGPNAPGIIIRDEQYFFDLPRMISFLLEQTGVQTSNIHSIDLCTACPDTAFFGHYAGVAGRFGALVALR; translated from the coding sequence ATGCTGAATGTGCCATCTGTTGCATCATCACTTGATCCTGAGGTTGCCTCACCGATTGTTCGTGTTTCCGGCTTAGTCGGGCTGCCGTTTTTACAGCATGGTTTTTCGACCCGAACCTGTGGGAATCTTGCAACCCGTTATGGCCCGCCTGCCGAAGTTGGGGCAGCGCGGCGTACTTTTGCGCGGGTCGCCGGAATTGATGCAGGCCGCGTGGCGCATTTTGCTCTGACCCATAGTTCCCGCGTGGGCTTGGTCAGCGATCCCGATAGCATGCCAATCGATAGCACGCCGCATCGGATTTCGGTGCGAGGCTTGTTGGCCGATGCCTCACCGCGTGATCTGAGTTTTATCAATGCTCAAGGCATTCCCAATCAACAAGGGGTTGATAGCCTGATTACTACGACGCGCAATTTGGCGCTGTTTATGGTGGTCGGTGATGCTGCTCCAGTGATTATTACCACGCGCCAAGGCAAGGCGGTGGCCTTGGTCAATGTTGGCTTGGTTGGCACGGTCAACAATGTTTTAGAGAATACGATTGAGGCATTGTGCCATTTGGTTGCCTGCCAACCTAGCGATTTGATCGTTGGCATCGGCCCAACGGTTGGCCCATGTTGCTATGCACTGGCGCAATCGCTGACATGGGCACAGGTCGTTTCTCCGGCCTTTTTCCAACGCCACGGCCCCAATGCTCCAGGCATTATCATCCGCGATGAGCAATATTTCTTCGATTTACCCCGCATGATCAGCTTTTTGCTCGAACAAACCGGTGTGCAAACCAGCAATATCCATTCAATCGACCTTTGCACTGCTTGCCCTGATACGGCCTTTTTTGGCCATTATGCTGGGGTTGCTGGACGTTTCGGGGCGTTAGTAGCGCTACGTTAG